Below is a genomic region from Osmia bicornis bicornis chromosome 3, iOsmBic2.1, whole genome shotgun sequence.
AATAACCCATACagataaaaaatatgtaccaACGTCGCTCTAAACCTTATTTTTATCGGCCATTTTACTACGCATTCAACGATTCATTGTCAATGGGGGGTGAAGAAATTTCAACttcaatttagaaaatagtttgattctttcatttatttgtaTGCAATGTATTTATTGCTTAACTACACGATTgtacaaaatatttcttcttttctcaaCTATACAATGTACATACTAAGATTAGTTACAGAAAAACAATTGCAATTAATAtgcaaatatattttacagagtattataaatcattctttgttattaattgtactgCCAAAGCAATAGTAAAAGGATTTATACCTTTACTAAGTTATTCTTTTATCTTAAGCATATGTAAagttttcataaaaatatctaCCATTTCTGTATCATATGTTCTGTACATTATTAATTGATTacaattcataaaatttttggaaataGTTCTGTTAATCGGCATAATGATACAAAATATCAACAAATTAATGTTGgtattaattactattttacaTTGAAACCTAAAGTTTCCAATCCCATGGTATACATAAAACACCATCGCTCATAACAGAATAATAATGTGTCACCCAAAGCATGACACCTTCCAACAATGGGGCTAAAACGTTTTTGTGCAATAATAAACGTTCGCAACATTGTATCATTAAGTCTGGAGTGATACTATCATCTTTGTTCAGAACAATTAAACCCAGTTCTTTAACAGCCTTATCATGAAGCTCACGTTCGACATGTTTGATGCTGCAATAAAATaagatacaaaataaaatagaaactgTTCCAAGATATTTATAAGATAGTCTTACTTGTTATAATGATGTAATCTTTTCGAGGCTTCTTCTAAGTTTTCAGTAATGAAATTTACTAAAAGAAAACTTGGACACGAAGATGGAACTATAAACTGTCCAGTAGGAGAGAGCATTAAAGGTCCTGCTTCACTGAAAGTAAACCTCATCTTAgtatatatatttcacttcgatattatattgcattatacTTACAAAGATGTTAAATTAACCATGTTTATCAAATACTTACAAATTAACTGAAAGTAAACATACAAGAAACTTTAAGTACTATAcataatactaacgcttcaATCACAATCTCATAAGCAGATAATTTCTCGGGCCAGACTTTTGGATAATTTCGTCGTCCTCGGTAATCCGAGAGGGTTGTAGTAAGTTGTCGAAGTTGCCGTTCATACTGACTAACCATTACTTTTGGCATGAATTTCCTGCACATATAGAGTACCCTGAGCCTTACCGTCATTCAATTAATGTGTTGTATTACGCACCGTCGACCAACTTTAATGTCGAGAAGTACTTGTGAAACTGCCTTCTCAAAAGCTGGTAATCTAAACAGTACGACATCATACTTccggatatttttaattagctgtaaaacaaaaataacatACCAGCTGTTAAATATGATAACATTTGTTTGATTAAatctatttaataaaataaaaactaatAAATAGGAtacaagttttataattcattctTACATCAAGCCAATTGTGTCTGACTTCACCTGAATTCAACATAACATTTCCCTCTAGACTAATGCCTGTATCATTGGCAAAAACAAGTGTTCTGTTTTTGAGTACTTGCATTGGTTCAGGATGATGTTCGGCTAATGCCTTGAAAGCTAATAAACATCCTCTATAGTGAGCTATGTTCCATCCACAATCCCATACAATACTGTTTAGACCTAATTCAGAgcataatattttttctaactTTTGTACTTCTTCGCGTATGGGTCTACATGCTTCCAACTTCACATGTACTACATTAATATGTTTGTCCAAGTATGCCCTAATCAACAATCATCAACTATGTAATTAAACACGTTTAACagaatgttaattatttacataaaaaCACTGATAATCTTACTTAAGAGTATCTGgttctaaattaatttttcttctcatTATAATAGATGCATAAATGGGATCATCTTCTAATTCTGAAAAATCTATGTTTTCTCCAGAATATCCTTTTCTTTGCCAAAATcttgatttatattttccattttctgaTGGTTTTTGTTCTTCAATCTGATCCACAAATGTGGTTGGCAAATCGCATGTCTTTAGAATAGAAAGTATAGTTCTTCTTAAGTCCTTATCCTTTAACTGTATTTGTACTAAAGTGAATTTACCAGCTTTGACTTCTTTCTCATCTTTTGATCTTAAATAAAATGGTAAAGTAATAGGTCTTATAGGTCTTTGCTGTTGTAAATTCTCAATGACAGAACTTAATTGTTTTagagaattttcatttactgTCTGAAACAATCAagattttaaacaaattaaaatcatATTTAACATACATTTGatatattctttatttaatcAACCAACAAATATCTTGTATTCAGTTTATTTATACCTGAATATTATGTGCATTTACCTACATATACATAGCAATTATTGCACTTCCTTTGTT
It encodes:
- the LOC114871316 gene encoding T-cell activation inhibitor, mitochondrial isoform X2; the protein is MYCALGRCFCRRDAVRALSTGEVSTALRPFYFTVHPDLFGQYPTQRTVNENSLKQLSSVIENLQQQRPIRPITLPFYLRSKDEKEVKAGKFTLVQIQLKDKDLRRTILSILKTCDLPTTFVDQIEEQKPSENGKYKSRFWQRKGYSGENIDFSELEDDPIYASIIMRRKINLEPDTLKAYLDKHINVVHVKLEACRPIREEVQKLEKILCSELGLNSIVWDCGWNIAHYRGCLLAFKALAEHHPEPMQVLKNRTLVFANDTGISLEGNVMLNSGEVRHNWLDLIKNIRKYDVVLFRLPAFEKAVSQVLLDIKVGRRKFMPKVMVSQYERQLRQLTTTLSDYRGRRNYPKVWPEKLSAYEIVIEAEAGPLMLSPTGQFIVPSSCPSFLLVNFITENLEEASKRLHHYNNIKHVERELHDKAVKELGLIVLNKDDSITPDLMIQCCERLLLHKNVLAPLLEGVMLWVTHYYSVMSDGVLCIPWDWKL
- the LOC114871316 gene encoding T-cell activation inhibitor, mitochondrial isoform X1, with the translated sequence MYCALGRCFCRRDAVRALSTGEVSTALRPFYFTVHPDLFGQYPTQRTVNENSLKQLSSVIENLQQQRPIRPITLPFYLRSKDEKEVKAGKFTLVQIQLKDKDLRRTILSILKTCDLPTTFVDQIEEQKPSENGKYKSRFWQRKGYSGENIDFSELEDDPIYASIIMRRKINLEPDTLKAYLDKHINVVHVKLEACRPIREEVQKLEKILCSELGLNSIVWDCGWNIAHYRGCLLAFKALAEHHPEPMQVLKNRTLVFANDTGISLEGNVMLNSGEVRHNWLDLIKNIRKYDVVLFRLPAFEKAVSQVLLDIKVGRRVLYMCRKFMPKVMVSQYERQLRQLTTTLSDYRGRRNYPKVWPEKLSAYEIVIEAEAGPLMLSPTGQFIVPSSCPSFLLVNFITENLEEASKRLHHYNNIKHVERELHDKAVKELGLIVLNKDDSITPDLMIQCCERLLLHKNVLAPLLEGVMLWVTHYYSVMSDGVLCIPWDWKL